The genomic interval CAGGGATCTTCATAAAGCCGGAACATGCAGACTAACGGATCATCAGAGAGGATCGTCGCCGTAGGATATATCATCGCCGCGCTCTTTTTTGTCCTCGTCATAAGGCTCTGGCAACTGCAGATCCTTCAGGGTGACGAATACCGGAAACTCTCGGAGGAGAACAGACTGCACATCGTCAAGGTCGCAGCACCGCGGGGTATCATTTATGACAGGAACGGCATACCGCTCGTGAAGAATGCTCCGTACTATTCCGTCTCGATTAACCCGCAGGCCATCGGCCGGATAGACATTCCCGCCCTCTCCGCACTCCTTAAGACCGACGCGGCGACGATCGCTAAAAAAATAAAGTCGAACCGCAGCCTCTATGAGCCGATACGGCTTAAGGAGGGCCTTTCGCCGAGAGATATCGCATTCGTTGAGGCGAGGAGATCGGACTTCCCGGGTCTGTCTATCGATATTGATGTGACGAGACAGTACCTCTTCGGCACCGTGGGCGCTCACCTGATCGGGTATCTGGGGAAACCGAATCAAGTCCAGGCTCAGGCACCGGAATTCAGAGACGTCCCACCCGACGCGTTTATCGGCCAGTGGGGCATTGAAAGACTCTACGATGAAGAGCTGCGAGGAAGGGCCGGGGAGATGGTGATCGAGGTGGATGCCATGGGAAGGGAACTACGCCTCATCCAGGAAAAACCCTCCGTGAGAGGCGAAGATATACGGCTCGCAATGGATATCAATGTCCAGAGGGAAGCAGAAGAGGCCTTCGGAGAAAAGACCGGTGCGCTCGTGGCGCTGAGGCCCGACACCGGAGAGATACTCGCGC from Thermodesulfovibrionales bacterium carries:
- a CDS encoding penicillin-binding transpeptidase domain-containing protein, whose protein sequence is MQTNGSSERIVAVGYIIAALFFVLVIRLWQLQILQGDEYRKLSEENRLHIVKVAAPRGIIYDRNGIPLVKNAPYYSVSINPQAIGRIDIPALSALLKTDAATIAKKIKSNRSLYEPIRLKEGLSPRDIAFVEARRSDFPGLSIDIDVTRQYLFGTVGAHLIGYLGKPNQVQAQAPEFRDVPPDAFIGQWGIERLYDEELRGRAGEMVIEVDAMGRELRLIQEKPSVRGEDIRLAMDINVQREAEEAFGEKTGALVALRPDTGEILALISKPSFDPNLFAKGISSKEWEELMTNPKQPLLNRALQSQYPPG